A window of Streptomyces sp. SAI-127 contains these coding sequences:
- the paaA gene encoding 1,2-phenylacetyl-CoA epoxidase subunit PaaA gives MATAAAHQTVSTQTYGAQGAVGDTAAYESAFDAAVAADERIEPRDWMPDAYRATLVRQIAQHAHSEIIGMQPEANWITRAPSLRRKAILMAKVQDEAGHGLYLYSAAETLGTGRDELLDKLHSGRQKYSSIFNYPTLTWADVGAIGWLVDGAAITNQVPLCRCSYGPYARAMVRICKEESFHQRQGYELLLALSNGTPEQHAMAQDAVDRWWWPSLMMFGPPDDESAHSAQSMAWKIKRHSNDDLRQRFVDICVPQAESLGLTLPDPDLRWNEERGHHDFGPIDWTEFREVLKGNGPCNEQRITQRRRAHEEGAWVREAAAAYAAKHTGETGATRA, from the coding sequence ATGGCGACAGCAGCCGCGCACCAGACGGTGAGCACACAGACGTACGGCGCTCAGGGCGCCGTCGGCGACACAGCCGCGTACGAGAGCGCCTTCGACGCAGCCGTGGCCGCCGACGAGCGCATCGAGCCGCGCGACTGGATGCCCGACGCCTACCGCGCGACCCTCGTCCGCCAGATCGCGCAGCACGCCCACTCCGAGATCATCGGCATGCAGCCGGAGGCGAACTGGATCACCCGCGCGCCCTCCCTGCGCCGCAAGGCCATCCTGATGGCCAAGGTCCAGGACGAGGCGGGGCACGGCCTCTACCTCTACAGCGCGGCGGAAACCCTCGGCACCGGCCGCGACGAGCTCCTCGACAAACTCCACTCCGGTCGCCAGAAGTACTCCTCGATCTTCAACTACCCGACCCTGACCTGGGCGGACGTCGGCGCGATCGGTTGGCTGGTGGACGGCGCCGCGATCACCAACCAGGTCCCCCTGTGCCGCTGCTCCTACGGCCCGTACGCGCGAGCGATGGTCCGCATCTGCAAGGAGGAGTCCTTCCACCAGCGCCAGGGGTACGAGCTGCTGCTGGCCCTGAGCAACGGCACGCCCGAGCAGCACGCGATGGCCCAGGACGCGGTGGACCGCTGGTGGTGGCCGTCCCTGATGATGTTCGGCCCGCCCGACGACGAGTCCGCGCACTCCGCGCAGTCGATGGCCTGGAAGATCAAGCGTCATTCCAACGACGATCTGCGCCAGCGCTTCGTCGACATCTGCGTTCCCCAGGCCGAGTCCTTGGGCCTCACGCTCCCCGACCCGGACCTGCGGTGGAACGAGGAGCGCGGGCACCACGACTTCGGCCCGATCGACTGGACGGAGTTCCGGGAGGTCCTCAAGGGCAACGGACCGTGCAACGAACAGCGGATCACCCAGCGCCGGCGGGCGCACGAAGAGGGCGCCTGGGTGCGGGAGGCGGCCGCGGCCTACGCGGCGAAGCACACCGGCGAGACAGGAGCGACGCGCGCATGA
- a CDS encoding TrmH family RNA methyltransferase yields the protein MTGPDPVSLWHRLADTSVLLDGFHALKHAVRFGADVPVAVAVDRGAALALAEELAPDVRDTLDALLTQVPESAYASLVPRPHPTAVAALAVRPSRAAHLEKLARTPRTAPVVVLDNPRNLGNAGAVIRLAAGFGATGVVTTGTLDPWHPTVVRGGAGLHFATVVERLTVAELPPGPVFALDPEGDDIRGVKLPDDAVLAFGSERSGLSPELRARAGHLVALPMRPQVSSYNLATSVAMTLYHWSLGGA from the coding sequence ATGACCGGTCCCGATCCCGTGAGCCTGTGGCACCGGCTCGCCGACACCTCCGTGCTGCTCGACGGCTTCCACGCCCTCAAGCACGCCGTGCGCTTCGGGGCCGACGTCCCGGTGGCGGTCGCCGTCGACCGGGGTGCCGCGCTCGCCCTGGCCGAGGAGCTGGCGCCTGACGTACGGGACACCCTGGACGCGCTGCTGACCCAGGTCCCCGAGTCGGCGTACGCGTCGCTCGTGCCGCGTCCGCACCCGACGGCGGTGGCGGCCCTGGCCGTACGACCGTCCCGGGCCGCCCACCTCGAGAAGCTGGCGCGCACGCCGCGTACCGCCCCCGTCGTGGTCCTCGACAATCCACGCAACCTCGGCAACGCCGGGGCCGTGATCCGGCTGGCCGCGGGCTTCGGGGCGACCGGCGTGGTCACCACGGGCACGCTCGACCCCTGGCACCCGACGGTGGTTCGTGGAGGCGCGGGCCTGCACTTCGCGACCGTGGTGGAGCGCCTGACCGTCGCCGAGCTGCCGCCCGGCCCGGTGTTCGCCCTGGACCCGGAGGGCGACGACATCCGGGGCGTGAAGCTCCCGGACGACGCCGTCCTCGCCTTCGGTTCCGAGCGCAGTGGACTGTCGCCCGAACTACGCGCGCGTGCTGGTCATCTGGTGGCGCTGCCCATGCGCCCCCAGGTCTCCAGCTACAACCTGGCGACGAGTGTGGCGATGACGCTCTACCACTGGAGCCTCGGCGGGGCTTAG
- a CDS encoding Lrp/AsnC family transcriptional regulator gives MAEGPESGVPLPPPRPLDAIDQDILQMLQADGRASIRSVAERVHVSRANAYARINRLVEDGVIRGFGARVNHERAGQGTSAYITLKIVQNSWRTVREQLRQLPGASHIALVGGDFDVLLLVHTPDNRSLRELVLTRLQAIPEVLSTRTLLVFEEEDLEPQG, from the coding sequence ATGGCCGAAGGCCCGGAGAGCGGCGTCCCCCTCCCGCCCCCGCGTCCGCTCGACGCCATCGATCAGGACATCCTCCAGATGCTCCAGGCGGACGGCCGCGCGTCGATAAGATCGGTCGCCGAACGGGTCCATGTCTCGCGCGCCAACGCCTATGCGCGGATCAACCGGCTCGTCGAGGACGGCGTCATCCGCGGCTTCGGGGCCCGCGTCAACCACGAGCGCGCCGGCCAGGGCACCTCGGCGTACATCACTCTGAAGATCGTCCAGAACTCCTGGCGAACGGTGCGCGAACAGCTCAGACAGCTGCCCGGGGCCTCCCACATCGCTCTGGTCGGCGGGGACTTCGACGTGCTGCTCCTCGTCCACACACCCGACAACAGATCCCTGCGCGAGCTGGTCCTGACCCGCCTCCAGGCGATCCCGGAGGTCCTCAGCACCCGCACCCTCCTGGTCTTCGAGGAGGAGGACCTGGAACCGCAGGGCTGA
- a CDS encoding HTTM domain-containing protein — MNRTALAVSTGIARVTGAALGPYQTAMIRIGFSATWLLFLLREFPHRQELYGPDGPWNWNLAEQLISINGAFTALTWSDGQFWFETVYVLAVLSSLLLLLGWRTRAMSVVFMVGVLSLQNRSIFMGDGGDNVLHLMCIYLVFTRCGQVWSLDERRARRTREARARGEHVVDRAGPALWGVLGLVLASAAFLDKLNGDWFVPALLWVLWSAQALWWAVGRFARSGQSRIMLDVVSNIVHNGALLVIMAEACLIYATAGWYKIQGSRWQDGTAVYYPLHLESFSPWPALADLLSANGVMVMLVTYGTVAVQVAFPFTLFNRRVKNILLAAMITEHAVIAVVLGLPFFSLAMIAADSVFLPTSFLRRLGGGAARARGRLWARFAGGGGAGAGLPGQRGPKGQRDSQGQPGPQRPGAPNEPGSAQVPGPAGGPGDHPGDPDNPDHTHVGFPA, encoded by the coding sequence GTGAACAGAACCGCTCTGGCGGTGTCGACCGGCATCGCGCGCGTCACCGGAGCCGCCCTCGGCCCCTACCAGACCGCCATGATCCGCATCGGCTTCAGTGCGACCTGGCTGCTGTTCCTGCTGCGCGAGTTCCCGCACCGTCAGGAGCTGTACGGCCCGGACGGTCCGTGGAACTGGAACCTCGCCGAGCAGCTGATCTCGATCAACGGCGCGTTCACGGCCCTGACGTGGTCGGACGGCCAGTTCTGGTTCGAGACCGTCTATGTACTGGCCGTCCTGTCGAGCCTTCTGCTGCTGCTCGGCTGGCGCACCCGCGCGATGTCCGTGGTCTTCATGGTGGGCGTGCTCTCGCTGCAGAACCGCAGCATCTTCATGGGCGACGGCGGCGACAACGTCCTGCATCTGATGTGCATCTATCTCGTCTTCACGCGCTGCGGCCAGGTCTGGTCGCTGGACGAGCGGCGGGCCCGGCGCACGCGGGAGGCACGCGCGCGTGGGGAGCATGTCGTGGACCGGGCCGGACCGGCCCTGTGGGGCGTCCTCGGGCTCGTCCTTGCGTCGGCGGCCTTCCTGGACAAGCTGAACGGCGACTGGTTCGTCCCGGCGCTTCTGTGGGTCCTGTGGTCGGCGCAGGCCCTGTGGTGGGCGGTGGGACGGTTCGCCCGGTCCGGCCAGTCGCGGATCATGCTCGACGTCGTCTCCAACATCGTCCACAACGGTGCCCTGCTCGTGATCATGGCCGAGGCCTGTCTGATCTACGCGACGGCGGGCTGGTACAAGATCCAGGGCTCCCGTTGGCAGGACGGCACCGCCGTCTACTATCCCCTCCACCTGGAGTCCTTCTCGCCGTGGCCCGCCCTCGCCGACCTGCTGTCGGCGAACGGCGTCATGGTGATGCTGGTGACCTACGGCACGGTCGCCGTGCAGGTCGCGTTCCCGTTCACGCTGTTCAACCGGCGGGTGAAGAACATCCTGCTGGCCGCGATGATCACCGAGCACGCCGTGATCGCGGTCGTCCTCGGCCTGCCGTTCTTCTCGCTGGCGATGATCGCCGCCGACTCGGTCTTCCTGCCGACGTCCTTCCTTCGCCGACTCGGCGGCGGGGCCGCACGCGCGCGTGGCCGTCTGTGGGCGCGTTTCGCGGGCGGGGGCGGCGCGGGCGCGGGGCTGCCCGGACAGCGCGGCCCGAAGGGGCAACGGGATTCCCAGGGGCAACCGGGGCCCCAGCGGCCGGGTGCACCGAATGAGCCGGGGTCCGCGCAGGTCCCGGGGCCCGCCGGCGGCCCTGGCGACCACCCGGGTGACCCGGATAACCCCGATCACACGCACGTAGGCTTCCCCGCATGA
- a CDS encoding DUF5819 family protein codes for MDAYDGGSNARRQPGAPSEPGDAPQPEGPEGPEGALTPGEPAAPSQPREETPAPDREPDDVPSAAPDPYAEPTDTRPSDPAAIRRAAAPAPAETAAAPAPHPHGDPHRPTGVAALSLRYQIGVALALAVVAVAVCVHIGMVFLHVAPQNTVTKQHGRAVDDWVYPEFEQNWKLFAPNPLQQDIAVQVRARIRSADGGSRTTGWYDLSAEDGRAVDGNLLPSHTQQNELRRSWDLFVATHDADNRPVGLRGTLSETYLRRIVALRLERDDATARGDVLVSVQVRSRTTNVPPPKWSEEKVSVQPVYRELPWWAVTAGDTEGSAR; via the coding sequence ATGGACGCGTACGACGGAGGCTCGAACGCCCGGCGACAACCGGGCGCCCCGAGCGAGCCGGGCGATGCCCCTCAGCCGGAGGGGCCGGAGGGGCCCGAGGGGGCGCTGACGCCAGGTGAGCCGGCCGCGCCGTCCCAGCCGCGGGAGGAGACCCCCGCACCGGATCGCGAGCCCGATGACGTGCCGTCGGCCGCGCCGGATCCGTACGCCGAGCCCACGGACACCCGGCCTTCCGACCCCGCTGCGATACGCCGGGCCGCAGCCCCGGCACCAGCCGAAACCGCAGCGGCCCCCGCCCCCCACCCTCACGGCGACCCCCACCGCCCTACCGGCGTCGCCGCTCTCTCCCTCCGCTATCAGATCGGTGTCGCCCTGGCGCTCGCCGTCGTGGCCGTCGCCGTCTGTGTGCACATCGGGATGGTGTTCTTGCACGTCGCGCCACAGAACACGGTGACCAAGCAGCACGGCAGGGCGGTCGACGACTGGGTCTACCCGGAGTTCGAGCAGAACTGGAAGCTCTTCGCGCCGAACCCGCTCCAGCAGGACATCGCGGTGCAGGTCCGGGCCCGGATACGCAGCGCTGACGGCGGCAGCCGTACGACCGGGTGGTACGACCTGTCCGCCGAGGACGGCCGGGCCGTGGACGGCAATCTGCTGCCCAGCCACACCCAGCAGAACGAGTTGCGGCGCTCCTGGGACCTCTTCGTCGCCACGCACGACGCCGACAACCGCCCGGTCGGCCTGCGCGGCACCCTGTCCGAGACCTATCTGCGCCGCATCGTGGCGCTGCGCCTGGAGCGCGACGACGCGACCGCGCGCGGGGACGTTCTCGTGAGCGTCCAGGTCCGTTCCAGGACCACCAACGTGCCCCCGCCGAAGTGGAGCGAGGAGAAGGTCTCGGTGCAGCCGGTCTACCGCGAGCTGCCCTGGTGGGCCGTGACGGCGGGCGACACCGAGGGGAGTGCCCGGTGA
- a CDS encoding TetR/AcrR family transcriptional regulator translates to MTTAKRDTYTPETLLSVAVQIFNERGYDGTSMEHLSKAAGISKSSIYHHVSGKEELLRRAVSRALDGLFEILDEEHARVGRASARLEYVVRRMVEVLIAELPYVTLLLRVRGNTGTERWALERRRDFDHRVAELLKAAAADGDVRGDVEVRLATRLVFGMINSIVEWYRPDGRGMNEREVADAVVQLVFSGLREQP, encoded by the coding sequence ATGACGACCGCCAAGCGGGACACGTACACCCCGGAGACGCTGCTGTCCGTCGCCGTGCAGATCTTCAACGAGCGCGGCTACGACGGAACCTCCATGGAGCACCTCTCCAAGGCGGCCGGTATCTCCAAGTCGTCGATCTACCACCATGTGTCCGGCAAGGAGGAGCTCCTGCGCCGGGCCGTCAGCCGGGCCCTGGACGGCCTCTTCGAGATCCTCGACGAGGAGCACGCGCGCGTGGGCCGTGCCTCCGCCCGCCTGGAGTACGTCGTGCGGCGCATGGTCGAGGTGCTGATCGCCGAACTGCCGTACGTCACCCTGCTGCTGCGCGTGCGCGGCAACACCGGCACCGAGCGCTGGGCCCTGGAGCGCCGCCGTGACTTCGACCACCGGGTCGCCGAGCTGCTGAAGGCGGCGGCCGCGGACGGCGACGTACGCGGCGACGTGGAGGTACGCCTCGCGACCCGCCTGGTCTTCGGCATGATCAACTCCATCGTGGAGTGGTACCGCCCGGACGGGCGAGGGATGAACGAGCGCGAAGTCGCCGACGCAGTGGTGCAGTTGGTGTTCTCCGGGCTGCGCGAACAGCCCTGA
- a CDS encoding 3-hydroxyacyl-CoA dehydrogenase has translation MTGLDLSSPVAVVGTGTMGQGIAQVALVAGHRVRLYDAAPGRAREAADAIGARLDRLVEKDRLTAADRDAACARLAPAEHLTDLADCTLVIEAVLERLDVKQQLFRELEDIVVEDCLLATNTSSLSVTAIAGALRHPGRFVGLHFFNPAPLLPLVEVVSGFATDVSSATRAYETARAWGKTPVACADTPGFIVNRIARPFYAEAFAVYEAQGAEPATIDAVLRECGGFKMGPFELTDLIGQDVNESVTHSVWRAFFQDVRFTPSLAQQRLVESGRLGRKSGQGWYDYTDGAERDEPHTAERAQAPAYVVAEGDLGPASELLALIREAGIPVREDEEDHGTRLVMPSGGQLALADGQTSVEFRDVVYFDLALDYRRATRIALSASQDTSQQTLTEAVGLFQALGKDVSVIGDVPGMIVARTVARIVDLAHDAVAKGVATQEDIDTAMRLGVNYPLGPFEWSRRLGRNWAYALLDDLHMRDPSGRYAPSLALYRHAYASDKREGSTS, from the coding sequence ATGACAGGACTCGACCTCAGCAGCCCCGTGGCAGTTGTCGGCACCGGCACCATGGGCCAGGGCATCGCCCAGGTCGCGCTGGTCGCCGGGCATCGCGTGCGGTTGTACGACGCCGCCCCCGGCCGTGCCCGGGAGGCGGCCGACGCGATCGGTGCCCGGCTGGACCGGCTCGTCGAGAAGGACCGGCTCACCGCCGCCGACCGGGACGCGGCGTGCGCCCGTCTCGCGCCCGCGGAGCACCTCACCGACCTCGCGGACTGCACCCTGGTCATCGAGGCCGTCCTGGAGCGACTGGACGTCAAGCAGCAGCTCTTCCGGGAGCTGGAGGACATCGTCGTCGAGGACTGTCTGCTCGCCACCAACACCTCCTCCCTGTCGGTGACGGCCATCGCCGGCGCCCTGCGCCACCCGGGCCGCTTCGTGGGCCTGCACTTCTTCAACCCCGCGCCGCTGCTGCCGCTGGTCGAGGTCGTCTCCGGGTTCGCCACCGACGTCTCCTCGGCCACACGCGCGTACGAGACGGCACGCGCGTGGGGCAAGACGCCGGTCGCCTGCGCCGACACCCCGGGCTTCATCGTCAACCGCATCGCGCGGCCCTTCTACGCCGAGGCGTTCGCGGTCTACGAGGCCCAGGGCGCCGAGCCCGCCACCATCGACGCGGTCCTGCGTGAGTGCGGAGGGTTCAAGATGGGCCCGTTCGAACTGACCGACCTGATCGGGCAGGACGTCAACGAGTCCGTGACGCACTCCGTGTGGCGGGCCTTCTTCCAGGACGTGCGCTTCACGCCCTCGCTGGCCCAGCAGCGTCTGGTCGAGTCGGGCCGGCTCGGCCGCAAGAGCGGACAGGGCTGGTACGACTACACGGACGGCGCCGAGCGCGACGAGCCGCACACCGCGGAGCGGGCCCAGGCGCCCGCGTACGTCGTCGCCGAGGGCGACCTGGGGCCCGCGTCCGAACTGCTCGCCCTGATCCGTGAGGCGGGCATTCCGGTCCGCGAGGACGAGGAGGACCACGGCACCCGGCTGGTCATGCCGAGCGGCGGACAGCTCGCCCTCGCCGACGGGCAGACCTCGGTGGAGTTCCGGGACGTCGTCTACTTCGACCTGGCCCTCGACTACCGCAGGGCCACGCGCATCGCGCTGTCCGCCTCCCAGGACACCTCGCAGCAGACCCTCACCGAGGCCGTCGGGCTCTTCCAGGCGCTCGGCAAGGACGTCAGCGTCATCGGTGACGTGCCCGGCATGATCGTCGCGCGCACGGTCGCCCGCATCGTCGACCTCGCGCACGACGCCGTCGCCAAGGGCGTGGCCACCCAGGAGGACATCGACACCGCTATGCGGCTCGGGGTGAACTATCCCCTCGGCCCGTTCGAGTGGAGCCGCAGGCTCGGCCGCAACTGGGCGTACGCCCTCCTCGACGACCTGCACATGCGTGACCCCTCCGGGCGGTACGCGCCCTCGCTCGCGCTGTACCGCCACGCTTACGCCTCCGACAAGCGGGAGGGCAGCACCTCATGA
- the pdhA gene encoding pyruvate dehydrogenase (acetyl-transferring) E1 component subunit alpha has protein sequence MTVMEQRGAYRPSPPPAWQPRTDPAPLLPDAEPRRVLGTDAAAKADPALLRRLYAELVRGRRYNTQATALTKQGRLAVYPSSTGQEACEIAAALALQDRDWLFPSYRDTLAAVARGLDPVQALTLLRGDWHTGYDPREHRVAPLCTPLATQLPHAVGLAHAARLKGDDVVALAMVGDGGTSEGDFHEALNFAAVWQAPVVFLVQNNGFAISVPLAKQTAAPSLAHKAVGYGMPGRLVDGNDAAAVHEVLTAAVHHARAGGGPTLVEAITYRVDAHTNADDATRYRGDAEVETWRGHDPIALLEHELTERGLIDEAGIEAVRQDAEEFAAGLRERMNQDPVLDPMDLFAHVYAEPTPQLREQQAQLRAELEAEHDSHGGTRR, from the coding sequence ATGACGGTCATGGAGCAGCGGGGCGCTTACCGGCCATCGCCGCCGCCCGCATGGCAGCCCCGCACGGATCCCGCGCCCCTGCTGCCCGACGCGGAGCCACGACGCGTCCTCGGCACCGACGCGGCCGCGAAGGCCGACCCGGCCCTGCTGCGCCGCCTGTACGCCGAGCTGGTGCGCGGTCGCCGCTACAACACGCAGGCCACCGCACTCACCAAACAGGGCCGCCTCGCCGTCTACCCGTCCAGCACCGGACAGGAGGCCTGCGAGATCGCCGCCGCGCTGGCCCTGCAGGACCGCGACTGGCTCTTCCCCAGCTACCGCGACACCCTCGCCGCCGTCGCCCGCGGCCTGGACCCCGTCCAGGCGCTGACCCTCCTGCGCGGCGACTGGCACACCGGCTACGACCCGCGTGAACACCGCGTGGCCCCCCTGTGCACCCCGCTCGCCACCCAGCTCCCGCACGCCGTCGGACTCGCGCACGCCGCCCGCCTCAAGGGCGACGACGTGGTCGCGCTCGCCATGGTCGGCGACGGCGGCACCAGCGAGGGCGACTTCCACGAGGCGCTGAACTTCGCCGCCGTCTGGCAGGCCCCGGTGGTCTTCCTGGTCCAGAACAACGGTTTCGCGATCTCCGTCCCGCTCGCCAAGCAGACCGCGGCCCCGTCGCTGGCCCACAAGGCCGTCGGCTACGGCATGCCGGGGCGACTGGTCGACGGCAACGACGCGGCCGCCGTGCACGAGGTCCTCACCGCCGCCGTACACCACGCGCGCGCGGGCGGCGGACCCACCCTGGTGGAGGCGATCACCTACCGCGTGGACGCCCACACCAACGCCGACGACGCGACCCGCTACCGCGGCGACGCCGAGGTCGAGACCTGGCGCGGGCACGACCCGATCGCCCTCCTGGAGCACGAACTGACCGAGCGCGGCCTGATCGACGAGGCCGGCATCGAGGCCGTGCGCCAGGACGCCGAGGAGTTCGCCGCCGGGCTGCGCGAGCGCATGAACCAGGACCCGGTCCTCGACCCCATGGACCTGTTCGCCCACGTCTATGCCGAGCCCACCCCGCAACTGCGCGAGCAGCAGGCCCAGCTGCGCGCCGAGCTCGAAGCCGAGCACGACTCTCACGGGGGTACGCGCCGATGA
- a CDS encoding alpha-ketoacid dehydrogenase subunit beta — MTTVALKPATMAQALTRALRDAMAADPTVHVMGEDVGTLGGVFRVTDGLAKEFGEDRCTDTPLAEAGILGTAVGMAMYGLRPVVEMQFDAFAYPAFEQLISHVAKMRNRTRGAMPLPITIRVPYGGGIGGVEHHSDSSEAYYMATPGLHVVTPATVADAYGLMRAAIASDDPVVVLEPKRLYWSKDTWNPDDPQTVEPIGRAVVRRSGRSATLITYGPSVPVCLEAAEAAREEGWDLEVVDLRSLVPFDDDTVSASVRRTGRAVVVHESGGFGGPGGEIAARVTERCFHHLEAPVLRVAGFDIPYPPPMLERHHLPGVDRILDAVGRLQWEAES; from the coding sequence ATGACCACCGTCGCCCTCAAGCCGGCCACCATGGCGCAGGCCCTCACGCGCGCGCTGCGCGACGCGATGGCGGCCGACCCCACCGTGCACGTCATGGGCGAGGACGTCGGCACCCTCGGCGGTGTCTTCCGGGTCACCGACGGGCTCGCCAAGGAGTTCGGCGAGGACCGCTGCACGGACACCCCGCTCGCCGAGGCGGGCATCCTCGGCACGGCCGTCGGCATGGCGATGTACGGGCTGAGGCCGGTCGTGGAGATGCAGTTCGACGCCTTCGCGTACCCGGCGTTCGAGCAGTTGATCAGCCATGTGGCGAAGATGCGCAACCGCACACGCGGGGCGATGCCGCTCCCGATCACCATCCGCGTCCCCTACGGCGGGGGCATCGGCGGGGTCGAGCACCACAGCGACTCCTCCGAGGCCTACTACATGGCGACGCCGGGACTCCACGTCGTCACGCCCGCGACCGTCGCCGACGCCTACGGCCTGATGCGCGCCGCCATCGCCTCCGACGACCCGGTCGTCGTCCTGGAGCCCAAGCGGCTGTACTGGTCGAAGGACACCTGGAACCCGGACGACCCCCAGACCGTTGAACCGATAGGCCGCGCGGTGGTGCGGCGCTCGGGCCGGAGCGCCACACTCATCACGTACGGCCCGTCGGTACCCGTGTGCCTCGAAGCCGCCGAGGCCGCGCGGGAGGAGGGGTGGGACCTCGAAGTCGTCGACCTGCGCTCACTGGTGCCGTTCGACGACGACACGGTCTCGGCCTCGGTACGGCGGACCGGGCGGGCGGTCGTCGTGCACGAGTCGGGCGGGTTCGGCGGACCGGGCGGGGAGATCGCGGCCCGGGTCACGGAGCGCTGCTTCCACCATCTGGAGGCGCCGGTGCTGCGCGTGGCCGGGTTCGACATTCCCTATCCGCCGCCGATGCTGGAGCGTCATCACCTGCCCGGCGTGGACCGGATCCTGGACGCCGTGGGGCGTCTGCAGTGGGAGGCGGAGAGCTGA
- the paaN gene encoding phenylacetic acid degradation protein PaaN: MAAELTVHQLIAEHRPTLDQALEAIRTRAYWSPHPEHPKAYGEHGSLDMAAGKAAFDALLGTRLDLGQPGTDDFVGGEVSPYGIELGVEYPHADVDVLLPAMKAGQKAWRDAGAEIRAVVCLEILKRISDRTHEFAHAVMHTSGQAFMMAFQAGGPHAQDRGLEAVAYAYVEQVRTPDTAEWTKPQGKRDPLALTKQFTPVPRGIGLVIGCNTFPTWNGYPGLFASLATGNAVLVKPHPRAVLPLALTVQVARDVLSEAGFDPNLVALTAERPGEGIAKTLATRPEIRIIDYTGSTAFGDWLEANARQAQVYTEKAGVNSVLVESAGDYKGMLANLAFSLSLYSGQMCTTPQNLLIPRDGIRTDEGPKTFDEVVADLARSVEGLLGDDARANALLGAIVNPDVKARLEAAAGLGEVALASREIANPEFPGAVVRTPVVVKLDGAKPDDEAAYMSECFGPVSFAVAVDSASDAVALLRRTIREKGAMTVGAYTTDEEVEQAVQEVCLEEAAQLSLNLVGGVYVNQTAAFSDFHGSGGNPAANAALCDGAFVANRFRVVEVRREA; encoded by the coding sequence ATGGCCGCCGAACTGACCGTCCACCAGCTGATCGCCGAGCACCGGCCCACCCTCGACCAGGCGCTCGAAGCGATCCGGACCCGCGCGTACTGGTCCCCGCACCCGGAGCACCCCAAGGCCTACGGCGAGCACGGCAGCCTGGACATGGCGGCGGGCAAGGCCGCCTTCGACGCCCTCCTGGGCACCCGCCTCGACCTCGGCCAGCCCGGCACGGACGACTTCGTGGGCGGCGAGGTCTCGCCGTACGGCATCGAGCTGGGCGTCGAGTACCCGCACGCGGACGTGGACGTGCTGCTGCCCGCGATGAAGGCGGGCCAGAAGGCGTGGCGGGACGCGGGCGCGGAGATCCGCGCGGTGGTGTGCCTGGAGATCCTCAAGCGCATCAGCGACCGGACGCACGAGTTCGCGCACGCGGTCATGCACACCAGCGGCCAGGCGTTCATGATGGCGTTCCAGGCCGGCGGCCCGCACGCGCAGGACCGCGGCCTGGAGGCGGTGGCGTACGCGTACGTGGAGCAGGTCCGCACACCCGACACCGCGGAGTGGACCAAGCCGCAGGGCAAGCGCGACCCGCTCGCGCTCACCAAGCAGTTCACGCCGGTCCCGCGCGGGATCGGCCTGGTCATCGGCTGCAACACCTTCCCGACGTGGAACGGCTATCCGGGCCTGTTCGCCTCCCTGGCCACCGGCAACGCGGTCCTGGTGAAGCCCCACCCGCGCGCGGTGCTGCCGCTCGCGCTCACGGTCCAGGTCGCCCGGGACGTCCTGAGCGAGGCCGGCTTCGACCCGAACCTGGTGGCGCTCACCGCCGAGCGCCCCGGCGAGGGCATCGCCAAGACCCTGGCCACGCGCCCCGAGATCCGGATCATCGACTACACCGGCTCCACGGCGTTCGGTGACTGGCTGGAGGCCAACGCCCGTCAGGCGCAGGTCTACACGGAGAAGGCCGGCGTCAACTCCGTGCTCGTGGAGTCGGCCGGCGACTACAAGGGGATGCTCGCCAACCTGGCCTTCTCCTTGTCGCTGTACAGCGGCCAGATGTGCACGACCCCGCAGAACCTGCTGATCCCCCGGGACGGCATCCGCACCGACGAGGGCCCCAAGACCTTCGACGAGGTGGTCGCCGACCTCGCCCGCTCCGTCGAAGGCCTCCTCGGCGACGACGCGCGCGCGAACGCCCTGCTGGGCGCGATCGTCAACCCGGACGTGAAGGCGCGCCTGGAGGCCGCGGCGGGGCTGGGAGAAGTCGCCCTGGCGTCGCGGGAGATCGCCAACCCGGAGTTCCCGGGCGCGGTCGTGCGCACCCCCGTCGTCGTCAAGCTGGACGGGGCCAAGCCGGACGACGAGGCCGCCTACATGAGCGAGTGCTTCGGGCCGGTGTCCTTCGCCGTGGCGGTGGACTCGGCTTCCGACGCGGTCGCGTTGCTGCGCCGGACGATTCGCGAGAAGGGCGCCATGACGGTCGGTGCGTACACCACCGACGAGGAGGTCGAGCAGGCCGTCCAGGAGGTCTGCCTGGAGGAGGCGGCCCAGCTGTCGCTGAACCTCGTGGGCGGGGTCTACGTCAACCAGACGGCCGCGTTCTCCGACTTCCACGGATCGGGCGGCAACCCCGCGGCGAACGCCGCGCTGTGCGACGGGGCGTTCGTCGCGAACCGGTTCCGGGTGGTCGAGGTGCGCCGGGAGGCCTAG